Sequence from the Flavobacterium lindanitolerans genome:
CCATTCGGTTTCAAAGCGGCACATGAGGTTGAGTATGTGCTGTCTGATAATCAAATCTTCCATGGTAAGGATGTGGCCCCGGTTTACGGGTATCTGGTTCCATTCCAGCAATTGGTAATAGTCATCCAAATCTTTTACGTTTTGTGCAAAACCATACCAGCTATCGCTTATAGACGAAACGCCCAATCCTATCATAAGTTGTGTTTTGGAGTGGCTGTAACCCATAAAATTACGATGCAGTTTTCCTTCTTCAGTAGCTTTATAAAGCGAATCGGTTTCCAGTGCAAAATGGTCCATGCCAATTTCATGGTAGCCGTTGGAATGCAGTAATGCCTTGCCTATTTCATATAGTTTGCGCTTCTCCTCATCTTTAGGAATATCTTCGTCCTTATAGCCACGCTGTCCGTTACCTTTAATCCACGGTGTATGGGCATAACTGTAAAATGCCAAACGGTCCGGCCTTAGAGAACGGGTCTTCTCGATAGTATCGACCACATCTTCAATCGTCTGAAACGGCAAACCGAAAACCAAATCATGTCCAACAGACGTATAGCCAATTTCTTTAGCCCATAATGTTGTTTTTGCCACATTGGAAAAAGGCTGGATGCGGTGAATGGCTTTCTGTACGGTTTCTGAATAATCCTGTACGCCAAAACTCACCCTGCGAAAGCCGAGGTCGTATAGTTTTTGCAGGTGTTCTTTTGTTGTATTGTTGGGATGCCCTTCAAAACTAAACTCAAAATCTTTAGCCTTAGTCCCGGTTTTCAATATGCCGTTAATCAGGTCTTCCAGATGTTTTACGGCAAAAAAAGTAGGTGTTCCGCCGCCCAAATGAATTTCCTTAATGACAGGCTTTTCATCCATTGCATGGCAATACAGCTGCCATTCCTTTAAAACGGCTTTCAGATAAGGCTGTTCTACGTTATGGTTTTTGGTAATGCGTTTGGTACAGCCACAAAATGTGCAAAGGCTTTCGCAAAACGGCAGGTGAATATAGATGCTGATTCCTTCGGCAGCATTGCTTTCGCGGAATGATTTTTTAAAAGATTGCATCCAGGCTTCATAACTGAAATCACCACTCTCCCAATACGGAACGGTTGGATAGCTCGTATATCTTGGACCGGGAACGTTATATTTTTGAATAAAGGAATTGCTTGGCATAATCGGTAATTTTATGCCAAAGCTACTCCTGTTGCTGTTTTTAAAAAATGATAATTGTCATGTCTGTTTATTTTAACAACATGACTTTGAACAGGATATCTTAATTCACGAAATTCTTGCGGTATTCGTTGGGACTCATGCCTACTTCTTTTTTGAAAAGCCTTGAAAAATAAGGTGGATTGTCAAAACCTAAAGCATAGGCTGTTTCAGAAACCGAATTTTCAGAACCCTGCAATAAATTTTTAGCTTCAGAAATCAGGAAGATGTGAATCAATTCAATTGCCGTTTTTCCGGTTTCCTGTTTCAAAACATCACTCAGGTATCGCGGTGAAAGGTTGAATAAGTCAGCCAGTGACTTGACTGTTGGGAGTCCTTTTTCCTGCAACTTTCCTTTTTCAAGATACGATGCCAGCAGGTCGTTAAACTTAGAAACTGTTTTTCCCGACAATTCTGTCCTGTTAATAAACTGCCGCTTATAGAAACGCTGCGAATATTTCAGTATGGAATCGATATGGGCAATGATAATTTCCCGACTGTATTCGTCCTGATTATTATAATATTCCCCTTCAATTTTACTATGCAGGTCCCAGATAATCTGTTCTTCACGTGCGGAAAGATGGAGCGCCTCATTGGCTTCGTAATCAAAATATCCGTATTTTTTTATCTCAGAATGTAGATGGTAGCCATTTAGGAAATCTTCATGAATCCAGATGATAAATCCTTTTTCTTCGAGTTCCACATTATTGATTTCTATGACCTGTCTTGGCTTCATGAACATCATCGAACCGTTATCATGGTCATATTTTGTTCGCCCATAAAGTACATAACCCGATTTGATTTTTTTAAAAGCAATCATGTAAAAATCGGTAGTAAATTCGCTCTGCCCGATAGAACATTCGGATAGCTTTTCGCACATTACCATGCTAATCAAAGGATTTTCCGGTGGCGGATAGCCAATGGAACGGTGCAGTTCGCTAATGGTTTTGAAATGTCTCATAAAAAAGTAGAAGAACTACGCTTTTAAAGGCGCAGTTCTTTTTAAAATTAGGTACGTAAATATACTAAAAAAAGCAAATTAATTTCCGTGGGCTTTTGCAGATACTTCTTTCCATTCTTCCCATTCTGAAAGACGTTGTGCATATACTTCTTTTACCCATGGCAGGGCCACTTTCCCCAGGAAAAGACGCAATGGCGGATTGGCGGCATCAACCAATTTCAAGATGGCTTCAGCTGTTGCTTCCGGTTTACCAAAAGAATCCGTATCAGCCATTCCGGCCTGGAAGGCAGCTCTTACATTGTCATAGGCTTTGATAGTTTCTGACTGTATAGCAGAAGACCCGGCCCAATCTGTAGCGAAACCGTTAGGTTCAACCAGAGTTACGTTGATACCAAATTCCTTGACTTCAGTAGCCAGTGTTTCGCTTATGGCTTCAACTGCAAATTTAGAGGCGTTATATATTCCTAAAGTTGGCAAAGTAGCCACACCTAATACACTCGACAATTGGATAATATGTCCGTGGCCCTGCGCTCTCAAAATTGGTAACGCTGCCTGGGTTATCCACAACAGTCCGAATACGTTGGTTTCAATCTGGTCTCTGGCTTCTTTTTCTGAAGTTTCTTCTATCGTTCCAAACAGTCCATAACCTGCATTGTTGATAATAACATCCAGTTTTCCGAAATGTTCTTTGGCCTGATTGACAGCGGCAAAACTTTGCTCACGGCTGGTCACATCCAGTTGTATTGGCAATATTGCATCGCCATATTGTGCTTTTAATTCTTTAAGCGAATCCAGATTTCTTGCTGTTGCAGCAACTTTATCGCCACGTTTAAGAAAGGCTTCTGCCCATATTTTTCCAAATCCTCTGGAAGCTCCTGTAATAAATATGATTTTTGACATCAGTAAATGTGTTTAGATTAATAACAGGACAAAGTTAGGCTGGTGACGCACCGGAGAACTTATACAAAAAGCGGTAAAACATATACATTTTGTTTTGAGCCATACAGCAAAGCAACTTTGAGCTTTACAGCAAAGTCAGCCCGCTGTTTGTATACGAATTTTGTCCTGTAACAATTAATCAAATTAGTATAGCATATGAAAACGATTGACAAAATCTACATCAACGGCGAATTTGTAAAGCCAAAAGGAAATCAGATATTTGACCTTATCAGTCCAACAACCAATCAGCTAATCGGACAGGTTACTTTGGGAAATAAGCAAGATGCACAAGATGCCATTGCAGCAGCAAAAGAAGCATTCAGGACTTTCTCTCAAACAACTAAAGCAGAACGTATCGAATATCTGAAACGTTTGCATGAGGTAGTTTCCAGAAGAAAAGACGAGCTTATTGAGGTAATGGTTGAAGAATATGGAGGAACGCTCCAATTCTCAAGAATGAGCATGGAATTTGCACTGAGTTCTTTTACTTCTGCTATTGCAACTCTGGAAAAATTCGACTTCACTAAAAAAATGGGCTTTTCTGAAGTACAACTGGTTCCGCTTGGCGTAGTGGGCATTATCATTCCGTGGAACGCCAGCAACGGTTTTATTGCCGGAAAACTAGCCACAGCAGTAGCTGCCGGATGTACGGTGGTTATTAAGCCAAGTGAAATGAGTGCCTTACAGACACAGATTATGACAGAATGCCTGCATGAAGCAGGATTACCAGCCGGTGTATTCAATATCGTAAACGGATTGGGCAATGTGGTGGGCGCCGAAATCAGCAGCCATCCTGATGTAGCCAAAATTTCGTTTACCGGTTCCAGCAACGTAGGAAAAATTATTGCACGTGAAGCCTCGGCTACTCTTAAGCGTTACACTTTGGAGCTAGGAGGCAAATCGCCTAATATTCTTTTAGATGATGCCGACTTTACCAAAGCGATTCCAATGGCTATTGCTGCGGCCTTTATGAACAACGGACAAGCCTGTGTGGCAGGAACCCGACTTTTGGTGCCGGAAAACCGATTGGAAGAAGCGAAAGAATTAATACAAAGGCTGCTTCCCCAATTTCCTGTTGGTAATCCCAAAGAAGAAACAACGGCTGTTGGCCCTATGGTTAGCAAAAAGCAATACGAACGCGTGCAGAATTATATCCAATTGGGTCTTGATGAAGGCGCTACACTACTTGCAGGCGGACTTGGCTATCCGGAAGGATTGGAAAACGGAAATTTCGTAAAACCTACCGTTTTTTATAATGTAGATAACAAGATGCGCATTGCACAGGAAGAAATTTTTGGTCCGGTATTGTCCATTATTACCTATAAAGATGAAGCCGAAGCGGTTACTATTGCCAATGATACTATTTACGGATTACAAGCTTATGTAAGTTCTGCCGATACCGAAAGAGCCCGACGTGTTGCTTACCAGATTAATGCAGGGCGTGTATTGGTTAACGAATTAAATCATGACCCGGAAGCACCTTTTGGCGGATTTAAACAGTCCGGAATAGGAAGAGAATTTGGGGTTTATGGTTTGGAAGCCTATTTGGAACCAAAAGCATTAATTGGGTAATACTGCCAGCCTTGCTTCAGGAATACGGCTAAAGCGGCTGTATTCCTGAAACTATTTTTTTAACTTTACGCTCATGACAGCAATCAGAGAAGACCTTCCGCAAGTATTATATTCCTGCTATCACCAACGCAGCAGAGAAGGCGAACATTTTATTCCGGAACATGTTTTTAGTTATCAGATATCGGGAACAATGTCGGCATGGG
This genomic interval carries:
- the hemN gene encoding oxygen-independent coproporphyrinogen III oxidase, whose product is MPSNSFIQKYNVPGPRYTSYPTVPYWESGDFSYEAWMQSFKKSFRESNAAEGISIYIHLPFCESLCTFCGCTKRITKNHNVEQPYLKAVLKEWQLYCHAMDEKPVIKEIHLGGGTPTFFAVKHLEDLINGILKTGTKAKDFEFSFEGHPNNTTKEHLQKLYDLGFRRVSFGVQDYSETVQKAIHRIQPFSNVAKTTLWAKEIGYTSVGHDLVFGLPFQTIEDVVDTIEKTRSLRPDRLAFYSYAHTPWIKGNGQRGYKDEDIPKDEEKRKLYEIGKALLHSNGYHEIGMDHFALETDSLYKATEEGKLHRNFMGYSHSKTQLMIGLGVSSISDSWYGFAQNVKDLDDYYQLLEWNQIPVNRGHILTMEDLIIRQHILNLMCRFETEWNHADACFPELPAVLSELSEMENDGLLHIENNKLTITEAGKPFLRNVCMAFDLRLKRRIPETQLFSLIV
- a CDS encoding helix-turn-helix domain-containing protein, coding for MRHFKTISELHRSIGYPPPENPLISMVMCEKLSECSIGQSEFTTDFYMIAFKKIKSGYVLYGRTKYDHDNGSMMFMKPRQVIEINNVELEEKGFIIWIHEDFLNGYHLHSEIKKYGYFDYEANEALHLSAREEQIIWDLHSKIEGEYYNNQDEYSREIIIAHIDSILKYSQRFYKRQFINRTELSGKTVSKFNDLLASYLEKGKLQEKGLPTVKSLADLFNLSPRYLSDVLKQETGKTAIELIHIFLISEAKNLLQGSENSVSETAYALGFDNPPYFSRLFKKEVGMSPNEYRKNFVN
- a CDS encoding SDR family NAD(P)-dependent oxidoreductase — encoded protein: MSKIIFITGASRGFGKIWAEAFLKRGDKVAATARNLDSLKELKAQYGDAILPIQLDVTSREQSFAAVNQAKEHFGKLDVIINNAGYGLFGTIEETSEKEARDQIETNVFGLLWITQAALPILRAQGHGHIIQLSSVLGVATLPTLGIYNASKFAVEAISETLATEVKEFGINVTLVEPNGFATDWAGSSAIQSETIKAYDNVRAAFQAGMADTDSFGKPEATAEAILKLVDAANPPLRLFLGKVALPWVKEVYAQRLSEWEEWKEVSAKAHGN
- a CDS encoding aldehyde dehydrogenase family protein, with amino-acid sequence MKTIDKIYINGEFVKPKGNQIFDLISPTTNQLIGQVTLGNKQDAQDAIAAAKEAFRTFSQTTKAERIEYLKRLHEVVSRRKDELIEVMVEEYGGTLQFSRMSMEFALSSFTSAIATLEKFDFTKKMGFSEVQLVPLGVVGIIIPWNASNGFIAGKLATAVAAGCTVVIKPSEMSALQTQIMTECLHEAGLPAGVFNIVNGLGNVVGAEISSHPDVAKISFTGSSNVGKIIAREASATLKRYTLELGGKSPNILLDDADFTKAIPMAIAAAFMNNGQACVAGTRLLVPENRLEEAKELIQRLLPQFPVGNPKEETTAVGPMVSKKQYERVQNYIQLGLDEGATLLAGGLGYPEGLENGNFVKPTVFYNVDNKMRIAQEEIFGPVLSIITYKDEAEAVTIANDTIYGLQAYVSSADTERARRVAYQINAGRVLVNELNHDPEAPFGGFKQSGIGREFGVYGLEAYLEPKALIG